A window from Solanum stenotomum isolate F172 chromosome 5, ASM1918654v1, whole genome shotgun sequence encodes these proteins:
- the LOC125864141 gene encoding uncharacterized protein LOC125864141, with protein MARIRTYLLVSNPIFIVLEETSIVIAWISFPSLPPNFFGKEAIFSLAAAVGKPLQVDLAIKNKTRPSYARVKVEVDLLGEFPRRINTGMRKKSGEIKEKWITIKYDHEEEEEEKDKNNPKEDINTRRVMNNQREGGDSANKGKGQNQEGEFQEQKKKSYPKRSRQHQKERIEQVWNPRHVQHNDRLVKVDNKFGALDDNQEDGVGEGDIMNNKQKLGGDIGGDKATNEEQSFNVKQKEDNYNNEHSRSVKTQNSFERLIELNMRHHYTYITLLEPFQSPNELENYKRKLGMHNAKVNLSAKIWSFWNENWEEKDYKDTVQQLIIGYKLRGTRERFKVTAIYARCSAIERLEFWEDLEDIACNNNNPWIVGEDFNSILDESEKLEGFPVTQNEITDFAHCISTCALTEVKFIGSSYTWWNGRIHKDDIFKRLDKVFGNNDFMKLLPDSEVQHLIRQGSDHAHLHLTCFTSQEIRIKPFRFLNLWTKHQKFMDHVEPRWGEEVIGSPFTIVQTKMKILKSDLAKWSKETFGNIFQKIVTLEDVIKMKKIQLEVSPSEANRSNLNKANAELKRYLKIEEEYWKQKAGMRWFKNGERDTKFFHSYVKGRKLWLSFKNSSKKIRR; from the exons ATGGCACGTATAAGAACATATCTGTTGGTCAGCAATCCAATATTTATTGTTTTG GAAGAAACCTCAATAGTCATTGCATGGATCTCTTTCCCATCACTTCCTCCAAACTTTTTTGGTAAAGAAGCAATTTTCTCGTTAGCTGCAGCAGTGGGAAAACCTTTACAAGTGGACCTGGCAATAAAGAATAAAACAAGACCAAGTTATGCTAGAGTTAAAGTGGAGGTTGATTTACTGGGAGAATTTCCAAGGAGAATTAATACTGGAATGAGAAAAAAGTCAGGAGAGATCAAGGAGAAGTGGATTACCATCAAATATGATCAC gaagaggaagaggaggagaaaGACAAGAACAATCCAAAGGAAGATATCAATACAAGAAGGGTGATGAACAATCAAAGGGAAGGGGGTGATAGTGCCAACAAAGGAAAGGGGCAGAATCAAGAGGGTGAATTCCaggaacaaaagaagaaaagttaTCCAAAAAGAAGTAGACAACACCAAAAAGAAAGAATAGAGCAGGTTTGGAACCCAAGACATGTACAACATAATGACAGATTGGTAAAAGTAGATAACAAATTTGGTGCACTAGATGACAACCAGGAAGATGGTGTAGGAGAAGGAGATATAATGAATAATAAGCAGAAGTTAGGGGGAGATATTGGTGGAGATAAGGCAACCAATGAAGAACAATCTTTTAATGTCAAGCAGAAAGaagataattataataatgagCATAGCAG GTCTGTTAAGACTCAAAATTCATTTGAGAGATTAATAGAGCTGAACATGAGACATCATTACACTTACATAACACTACTAGAACCTTTTCAAAGCCCCAATGAACTGGAGAATTACAAGAGAAAATTGGGTATGCATAATGCTAAGGTGAATCTATCAGCAAAGATATGGAGTTTTTGGAATGAAAATTGGGAAGAAAAAGACTATAAGGATACTGTACAACAACTAATAATTGGTTACAAACTGAGGGGCACAAGGGAAAGATTCAAAGTGACTGCTATATATGCTAGATGTAGTGCCATAGAAAGACTAGAATTTTGGGAGGACCTGGAGGATATTGCatgcaacaataacaatccctGGATTGTTGGAGAAGATTTCAACTCCATTTTGGATGAATCTGAGAAATTGGAGGGCTTCCCAGTGACACAGAACGAAATCACAGACTTTGCACATTGTATTAGTACATGTGCATTGACCGAAGTAAAGTTCATAGGCAGCAGCTATACTTGGTGGAATGGTAGAATACATAAGGATGATATTTTCAAAAGGCTAGATAAAGTCTTTGGTAACAATGATTTCATGAAGCTACTACCAGATAGTGAAGTGCAACATCTAATTAGACAAGGATCAGATCATGCACATTTACATTTGACTTGTTTCACTAGTCAAGAAATAAGAATCAAACCTTTTAGATTCTTAAACCTCTGGACTAAACATCAAAAGTTTATGGACCATGTGGAGCCGCGTTGGGGGGAAGAAGTCATAGGCTCACCTTTTACCATAGTGCAAACTAAGATGAAAATATTGAAGTCAGATCTAGCTAAATGGAGTAAAGAAACTTTTggaaacatttttcaaaagattgTCACACTAGAAGATGTgatcaaaatgaagaaaatccaACTAGAAGTATCCCCATCAGAGGCAAATAGGTCCAATCTGAATAAAGCCAATGCAGAGTTGAAAAGATATTTGAAGATTGAGGAGGAGTACTGGAAACAAAAAGCTGGGATGAGATGGTTTAAAAATGGGGAGAGGGACACCAAATTCTTCCATTCATATGTCAAAGGGAGAAAGTTGTGGCTATCTTTCAAGAACAGTTCAAAGAAAATCAGGAGATAG